CCTGCCCGCAGCGGCAGCCCGGCAGGGGCGGCACGTCCGGCAGGGTGATGTCGAGGCGCTTCATGGCGTCGAAGCGCTCATAGGCGGGCCGCAGGGCCAGACCGCTGTCCGGGATGAGGCCCAGACCGCGCCACAGGGCGTCGGACGGCATGAAGTAGGTCTCCAGCAGGGCGCGGGCGCGGGGGTTGCCCTGGTCGCTGACGGCGCGCGGGTAGGCGTTGACCACGGCCGGGGCGTCGTCGCGGCGCTGCTCGGCCATGATGCAGAGGGCCTGCAGGATGTCCACGGGCTCGAAGCCGCCCACCACGGCGGGGACGCGGTATTCCGAGGCCAGGAAGCCGTAGGGCTCCAGACCGAGGATGGTGGAGACGTGCCCCGGCAGCAAAAAGGCCTGGACACCGCAGCCGTCCTTGTCGTCCAGCAGGGCGCGCAGCACGGGCGGCACCAGCTTGTGCAGGGAAAGCACGCAGAAGTTGTCCAGCTTGCGCTGTTCGGCCAGCATGAGGGTGGCGGCCACGGTGGGCGCGGTGGTCTCGAAGCCGATGCCCAGGAAGACCACGGTGTCGCCGGGGTTGGCGGCGGCGATGTTCAGGGCGTCCAGCGGCGAGTAGACGATCTCGATGCGGGCCCCCCGGGCCTGGGCGTGCTTGAGGCTGCGGCCGCCGGGGCCGGGCACGCGCAGCAGGTCGCCGAAGGTGGCGATGATGACGCCGTCACGACCGGCCAGATCGAGGAAGGCGGCCACTTCGGCGTCATGGGTGA
This is a stretch of genomic DNA from Desulfovibrio piger. It encodes these proteins:
- the hypD gene encoding hydrogenase formation protein HypD produces the protein MSLSSPYQDPALCRALLDRLQTALDGRELRFMEVCGTHTVAIFQSGLRSLLPREVTHLSGPGCPVCVTHDAEVAAFLDLAGRDGVIIATFGDLLRVPGPGGRSLKHAQARGARIEIVYSPLDALNIAAANPGDTVVFLGIGFETTAPTVAATLMLAEQRKLDNFCVLSLHKLVPPVLRALLDDKDGCGVQAFLLPGHVSTILGLEPYGFLASEYRVPAVVGGFEPVDILQALCIMAEQRRDDAPAVVNAYPRAVSDQGNPRARALLETYFMPSDALWRGLGLIPDSGLALRPAYERFDAMKRLDITLPDVPPLPGCRCGQVLKGRITPPQCPLFGKACTPASPVGPCMVSTEGSCAAYFKYMA